A single Klebsiella variicola DNA region contains:
- the nei gene encoding endonuclease VIII: MPEGPEIRRAADKLEAAIKGEPLTDAWFAFPQLQPYQSLLIGQRVTHIATRGKALLTHFSGGLTLYSHNQLYGVWRVVDAGEQPASNRVLRVRLQTARKAILLYSASDIEMLTAEQVAHHPFLLRVGPDVLDMTLTVEEVKARLLSAKFRHRQFSGLLLDQAFLAGLGNYLRVEILWQVGLSGKRKAAELSDSQLDALAHALLAIPRLSYHTRGQADDNKHHGALFRFKVFHRDGERCERCGGVIEKTTLSSRPFYWCPGCQH, encoded by the coding sequence ATGCCGGAAGGTCCGGAGATCCGCCGCGCGGCGGATAAACTGGAGGCGGCAATCAAAGGCGAACCCTTAACCGATGCCTGGTTCGCCTTTCCGCAGTTGCAACCCTATCAAAGCCTGTTGATTGGCCAGCGGGTGACCCATATCGCCACCCGCGGCAAGGCCCTGTTAACACACTTCTCCGGCGGGCTGACCCTGTACAGCCATAATCAGCTGTACGGTGTCTGGCGCGTGGTCGATGCCGGGGAACAGCCCGCCTCTAACCGGGTGCTGCGCGTCAGGCTGCAGACCGCCCGCAAGGCGATTCTGCTTTACAGCGCCTCGGACATCGAGATGCTCACGGCGGAGCAGGTTGCCCATCACCCGTTTTTACTGCGCGTGGGGCCAGATGTGCTGGATATGACGTTAACCGTGGAGGAGGTGAAAGCGCGGCTGCTGTCGGCCAAATTCCGCCATCGTCAGTTTTCCGGCCTGCTGCTGGATCAGGCTTTTCTGGCCGGGCTCGGTAACTATCTGCGGGTGGAGATCCTCTGGCAGGTGGGATTAAGCGGAAAGCGTAAAGCCGCTGAACTGAGCGATAGTCAGCTGGATGCGCTGGCGCACGCGCTGCTGGCTATTCCGCGGTTGTCGTATCACACCCGCGGCCAGGCCGATGACAACAAGCATCACGGCGCGCTGTTTCGCTTTAAGGTCTTCCATCGCGACGGGGAAAGGTGCGAGCGCTGTGGGGGCGTGATTGAGAAGACGACACTCTCCTCGCGGCCGTTTTA
- the pcp gene encoding pyroglutamyl-peptidase I, producing MAGVLLTGFEPFDGETVNPSWEVVKQLDGTMIAGQPVIARQLPCVFGEALSVLYAAIEDLQPRLVIAVGQAGGRVDISVERVAINVDDARIPDNKGQQPVDTPIVDGGPAAWFSTLPIKAIVSALRDRGIPASVSQTAGTFVCNHVMYGLLHKLQEQAGVRGGFIHIPWLPAQAAAHPGEPSMATATVREALETAIAVALRQSVDSKLGGGATH from the coding sequence ATGGCGGGAGTATTGCTCACCGGTTTTGAACCCTTTGATGGCGAAACGGTTAACCCTTCATGGGAAGTGGTGAAGCAGCTGGACGGGACGATGATTGCCGGGCAGCCGGTGATCGCCCGCCAGCTCCCCTGTGTGTTTGGCGAGGCGCTGTCGGTGCTTTACGCGGCGATAGAAGACCTGCAGCCGAGGCTGGTCATTGCCGTGGGGCAGGCCGGCGGTCGCGTCGATATCAGCGTTGAACGTGTGGCTATCAACGTCGATGATGCGCGCATTCCCGATAACAAAGGCCAGCAGCCTGTCGACACGCCGATCGTCGACGGGGGGCCGGCGGCGTGGTTCAGTACCTTACCGATCAAAGCGATCGTCAGCGCGTTGCGCGATCGCGGGATCCCGGCTTCGGTCTCCCAAACCGCCGGCACCTTCGTCTGCAATCACGTGATGTATGGTTTGCTACATAAGCTGCAGGAGCAGGCTGGCGTCAGGGGCGGCTTTATCCATATTCCATGGCTACCGGCGCAGGCGGCGGCCCATCCCGGCGAGCCGAGTATGGCGACCGCCACCGTGCGGGAAGCGCTGGAAACGGCCATTGCCGTGGCGCTGCGCCAGTCGGTGGATAGTAAACTGGGCGGCGGCGCCACCCATTAA
- the pxpA gene encoding 5-oxoprolinase subunit PxpA translates to MMIDLNADLGEGGANDSALLQLVSSANIACGFHAGDAGLMVQSVREALKYGVAVGAHPGYPDRENFGRTAMDLPPETVYAQMLYQIGALAAIVQAQGGELQHVKPHGMLYNQAAKSPPLADAIARAIRDVNPKLVLVGLAGSELIRAGQHYGLTTRQEVFADRGYLADGSLVPRSQPGALIDSEEQALAQTLEMVQHHRVRSISGEWANVVAQTVCLHGDGPHALDFARRLRAAFAGRHILVSAQLDAEA, encoded by the coding sequence ATGATGATTGATCTCAATGCCGATCTCGGGGAAGGGGGCGCGAACGATAGCGCGCTGCTCCAGCTGGTCTCGTCGGCGAATATCGCCTGCGGCTTTCATGCCGGCGACGCCGGACTGATGGTGCAGAGCGTACGCGAGGCGCTGAAGTACGGCGTGGCGGTGGGCGCCCATCCGGGATATCCCGACCGGGAAAATTTTGGCCGTACGGCGATGGATCTGCCGCCGGAAACGGTCTATGCCCAGATGCTGTATCAGATTGGCGCCCTGGCGGCGATCGTTCAGGCGCAGGGCGGCGAGCTACAGCATGTGAAGCCGCACGGCATGCTTTATAACCAGGCGGCCAAGTCGCCGCCGCTGGCGGACGCGATCGCCCGCGCTATCCGTGATGTTAACCCGAAGCTGGTGCTGGTGGGGCTGGCGGGCAGCGAACTGATCCGCGCCGGGCAGCACTATGGTCTGACGACGCGCCAGGAGGTGTTTGCCGACCGCGGCTACCTGGCCGACGGTAGCCTGGTGCCGCGCAGCCAGCCCGGCGCGCTGATCGACAGCGAAGAGCAGGCTCTGGCGCAAACCCTCGAGATGGTGCAGCACCACCGGGTGCGCAGCATCAGCGGTGAGTGGGCGAACGTGGTGGCGCAGACGGTGTGTCTGCACGGCGATGGCCCGCACGCGCTGGATTTTGCCCGCCGTCTGCGGGCGGCCTTTGCCGGGCGCCATATTCTGGTCAGCGCGCAACTGGACGCTGAAGCGTGA
- the pxpC gene encoding 5-oxoprolinase subunit PxpC: MLTLIRAGLYTSVQDGGREGLRQSGISRCGALDYPSLVIANLLVGNEANAAGLEITLGQVEIEFARSGWFALTGAACEATLDGKAVWVGWRTAYRAGQRLVLKTPQHGIRSYLAVAGGVAVPVVLGSRSTDLKAGIGGLEGRRLQDGDQLKLGKAARRFTTSRGVKQLPLGNRIRALPGPEYHEFDAASQASFWRSPWQLSPQSNRMGYRLQGQPLKRITDREMLSHGLLPGVVQVPHNGQPIVLMNDAQTTGGYPRIACIIEADMYQLAQIPLGQPIHFVACSLEEALKARADRQRYLEQLAWRLHDDD; the protein is encoded by the coding sequence ATGTTAACCCTGATCCGCGCCGGTCTGTACACCTCGGTACAGGACGGTGGACGAGAAGGCCTGCGCCAGTCTGGCATCAGCCGCTGCGGCGCTCTGGATTATCCCTCGCTGGTGATTGCCAATCTGCTGGTTGGCAACGAGGCGAACGCCGCCGGGCTGGAGATTACCCTCGGTCAGGTGGAGATCGAATTTGCCCGCAGCGGCTGGTTCGCGCTGACCGGCGCCGCCTGCGAAGCGACGCTGGACGGCAAAGCGGTCTGGGTGGGCTGGCGCACCGCCTACCGGGCCGGGCAACGGTTGGTGCTGAAAACGCCGCAGCATGGCATTCGTAGCTATCTGGCGGTGGCGGGCGGGGTCGCGGTCCCGGTGGTACTTGGCTCGCGCAGCACGGATCTTAAGGCGGGGATTGGCGGTCTGGAAGGACGCCGCCTGCAGGATGGCGATCAGCTGAAGCTCGGGAAAGCCGCTCGGCGCTTTACCACCTCGCGCGGTGTCAAGCAGCTGCCGCTGGGCAACCGCATTCGCGCGCTGCCGGGCCCGGAGTATCATGAGTTTGATGCGGCCTCGCAGGCGTCGTTCTGGCGCTCCCCCTGGCAGCTCAGTCCGCAGAGCAATCGCATGGGCTACCGCCTGCAGGGGCAGCCGTTGAAACGGATCACCGATCGCGAGATGCTGTCGCACGGTCTGCTGCCGGGCGTAGTGCAGGTGCCGCATAACGGCCAGCCCATCGTCCTGATGAACGATGCGCAAACCACCGGCGGCTATCCGCGCATCGCCTGCATTATTGAGGCTGATATGTACCAGCTGGCGCAGATCCCGCTGGGGCAGCCGATCCACTTTGTCGCCTGCTCGCTGGAGGAGGCCTTAAAAGCACGGGCCGATCGCCAGCGTTATCTTGAACAACTGGCCTGGAGACTCCACGATGATGATTGA
- the pxpB gene encoding 5-oxoprolinase subunit PxpB: MQRARCYLLGETAVVLELEPPVTLESQQRIWGLAQRLSHHEEVVDAIPGMNNITVVLRRPQEMAWEAIDRLQRWWEESLALEPESRSLTIPVVYGGEAGPDLGVVAQHSGLSEKQVVELHASVEYLVWFIGFQPGFPYLGGLPPALATPRRAEPRVRVPAGSVGIGGAQTGIYPLATPGGWQLLGRTGLTLFDPARKEPALLRVGDKIRFVPQKEGVC; encoded by the coding sequence GTGCAGCGAGCGCGTTGTTATCTGTTAGGAGAAACGGCCGTCGTGCTGGAGCTGGAGCCGCCGGTCACGCTCGAGAGCCAGCAACGGATCTGGGGATTGGCCCAGCGTCTGTCTCACCATGAAGAGGTGGTTGACGCCATTCCCGGCATGAACAATATCACCGTGGTGCTCCGCCGCCCGCAGGAGATGGCGTGGGAGGCGATAGACCGTCTGCAGCGCTGGTGGGAGGAGAGTCTTGCGCTGGAGCCGGAGTCGAGGTCATTAACCATCCCGGTCGTGTACGGCGGCGAGGCCGGGCCGGATCTCGGGGTGGTGGCGCAACACAGCGGCCTGAGTGAAAAACAGGTTGTGGAGCTGCATGCCTCGGTGGAATACCTGGTCTGGTTTATTGGTTTTCAGCCGGGATTCCCCTACCTGGGCGGGCTGCCGCCGGCGCTGGCGACCCCGCGTCGCGCCGAACCGCGCGTGCGGGTCCCGGCCGGATCGGTGGGCATTGGCGGCGCGCAAACCGGCATCTATCCGCTGGCGACGCCTGGCGGTTGGCAGCTGCTGGGGCGGACCGGGTTGACGCTGTTTGACCCGGCGCGTAAGGAGCCTGCGCTGTTGCGCGTGGGCGATAAAATTCGCTTTGTGCCGCAAAAGGAGGGGGTATGTTAA
- a CDS encoding type 2 GTP cyclohydrolase I: protein MKNSELEQLINDKLNSAAISDFAPNGLQVEGRDTVQTIVTGVTASQALLDEAVRLQADAVIVHHGYFWKNESPVIRGMKRRRLKTLLANDINLYGWHLPLDAHPELGNNAQLAHLLGINVLGEIEPLVPWGELSMPVSGLELASWIEARLGRKPLWCGDTGPDTVSRVAWCTGGGQSFIDAAARFGVDAFITGEVSEQTIHSAREQGLHFYAAGHHATERGGIRALSEWLTETTDLDVTFIDIPNPA from the coding sequence ATGAAAAATAGCGAACTGGAACAACTGATAAACGACAAGCTCAATAGTGCGGCCATCAGTGATTTCGCCCCTAACGGTCTGCAGGTGGAAGGACGTGATACGGTGCAAACGATCGTCACCGGGGTGACGGCCAGCCAGGCGCTGCTGGATGAAGCCGTTCGGCTGCAGGCGGATGCGGTGATCGTCCATCATGGCTATTTCTGGAAAAACGAGTCGCCAGTGATCCGCGGCATGAAGCGCCGCCGCCTGAAGACTCTGCTGGCCAACGATATCAATCTCTACGGCTGGCACCTGCCGCTGGATGCCCACCCGGAGCTGGGCAACAACGCGCAACTGGCGCATCTGCTGGGGATTAACGTGCTGGGTGAAATCGAACCGCTGGTGCCGTGGGGCGAACTGTCGATGCCGGTTTCCGGCCTCGAACTGGCCTCGTGGATCGAAGCGCGGCTGGGGCGCAAGCCGTTATGGTGTGGCGATACCGGGCCGGACACCGTCAGCCGCGTCGCCTGGTGTACCGGCGGCGGCCAGAGCTTTATCGACGCCGCGGCGCGCTTTGGGGTGGATGCGTTTATTACCGGCGAGGTGTCGGAACAAACTATTCACTCTGCCCGCGAACAGGGGCTGCATTTTTATGCCGCCGGCCACCACGCCACCGAGCGGGGCGGCATTCGCGCCCTCAGTGAATGGCTGACGGAAACGACCGACCTGGATGTCACCTTTATTGATATTCCTAACCCTGCCTGA
- a CDS encoding MFS transporter: MKTTSSQPRAIYYVVALQIWEYFSFYGMRALLILYLTNQLKYDDNHAYALFSAYCSLVYVTPILGGYLADKLLGNRMAVMLGALLMAIGHLVLGASETAPVFLYLSLAIIVCGYGLFKSNVSCLLGELYEPADPRRDGGFSLMYAAGNIGSIIAPIACGYVQEEYSWAMGFALAAIGMVAGLVIFLCGNRHFQHTAGVNRQALCARRFLLPNWGWLLVLLITAPLLIAVLFWQEWSVYALIVATVIGLAVLARIYLRAETDKQRKDLRLIVVLTAFSLLFWAFAQQGGSSISLYIDRFVNRHIMSYEVPTAMFQSVNAFAVMLCGMVLAWLVKESVGGNRTVRIWGKFALGLGLMSAGFCILTLSARWSAAYGQSSMPLMVLGLAVMGFAELFIDPVAMSQITRIEIPGVTGVLTGIYMLLSGAIANYLAGVIADQTSQASFDAAGAVNYSIDAYIKVFSQITWGALACVGVVLVIWLYHSLKVRTGRLAVE, from the coding sequence ATGAAGACAACATCATCGCAACCGCGGGCGATTTACTACGTCGTGGCGCTGCAAATCTGGGAATATTTTAGCTTCTACGGCATGCGCGCCCTGCTGATCCTCTATCTCACCAATCAGCTCAAATATGACGATAACCACGCCTATGCCCTGTTCAGCGCCTACTGTTCGCTGGTCTATGTCACGCCGATCCTCGGCGGCTATCTGGCCGATAAGCTGTTAGGCAACCGGATGGCGGTCATGCTCGGCGCGCTGCTGATGGCCATTGGCCATCTGGTGCTCGGAGCCAGCGAAACCGCCCCAGTCTTCCTCTACCTGTCGCTGGCGATCATCGTCTGCGGCTACGGGTTGTTTAAATCCAACGTCAGCTGTCTGCTGGGCGAACTCTACGAACCTGCCGATCCGCGTCGCGACGGCGGCTTCTCGCTGATGTATGCCGCGGGCAATATCGGCTCGATTATCGCGCCGATCGCCTGCGGCTACGTACAGGAGGAGTATAGCTGGGCGATGGGCTTTGCCCTGGCGGCCATCGGCATGGTGGCGGGACTGGTGATTTTTCTCTGCGGCAACCGTCACTTCCAGCATACTGCCGGCGTCAACCGCCAGGCGCTGTGCGCGCGCCGCTTCCTGCTGCCGAACTGGGGCTGGCTGCTGGTGCTGCTGATTACCGCCCCGCTGCTGATCGCCGTGCTGTTCTGGCAGGAGTGGTCGGTGTATGCCCTGATCGTGGCCACCGTTATCGGCCTGGCGGTGCTGGCGCGGATCTATCTGCGCGCTGAAACCGATAAACAGCGTAAGGATCTGCGCCTGATCGTCGTCCTCACCGCGTTTAGCCTGCTGTTCTGGGCCTTCGCCCAGCAGGGCGGGAGCTCCATCAGCCTGTATATTGACCGCTTCGTTAATCGCCATATCATGAGCTACGAAGTCCCTACCGCCATGTTCCAGTCGGTCAACGCCTTCGCGGTGATGCTCTGCGGGATGGTGCTGGCGTGGCTGGTGAAAGAGAGCGTCGGTGGCAATCGCACCGTGCGCATCTGGGGGAAATTTGCCCTCGGTCTGGGCCTGATGAGCGCCGGGTTCTGCATCCTGACCCTCAGCGCACGCTGGTCCGCGGCCTATGGCCAGTCGTCCATGCCGCTGATGGTGCTGGGGCTGGCGGTGATGGGTTTTGCCGAACTGTTTATCGACCCGGTCGCCATGTCGCAAATCACCCGCATTGAGATCCCGGGGGTCACCGGTGTGCTGACCGGTATCTATATGCTGCTCTCCGGGGCCATCGCCAACTATCTGGCCGGCGTCATCGCCGACCAGACCTCGCAGGCGTCCTTCGACGCCGCCGGGGCAGTGAACTACTCCATTGACGCCTACATCAAGGTCTTCAGCCAGATCACCTGGGGCGCGCTGGCCTGTGTCGGCGTGGTGCTGGTCATCTGGCTGTATCACTCGCTGAAGGTCAGGACCGGCCGTCTGGCGGTGGAGTAA
- the phrB gene encoding deoxyribodipyrimidine photo-lyase, with product MATHLVWLRTDLRIHDNLALAAACRDPQAQVLALYIATPGQWREHHLAPRQAAFIVSHLHSLHTALAERGIPLWVEEADDFTASVERLAHFCQQHQVSHLFYNYQYEFNERQRDAAVENTLRDVICQGFDDSVLLPPGSVMTGSGEMYKVFTPFKNAFIRRLRDGIPACVAAPKPRQAPARQAPPLPELNYPQTPFDGLLFAADEKTALARLRAFCQQPAAEYAGQRDFPAVEGTSRLSPCLATGVLSPRQCLHRLLTEHPAALDGGAGATWLNELIWREFYRHLMVYYPKLCKGRPFIAWTDKVAWREDDAALQAWQRGETGFPIVDAAMRQLNATGWMHNRLRMIVASFLTKDLRLDWRAGERYFMSQLIDGDLAANNGGWQWAASTGTDAAPYFRIFNPTTQGEKFDKQGVFMRRWLPELAKVPEKALHQPWAWADKQGIKLDYPRPIVDHKQARQETLAAWEAARKGITPPPDGRS from the coding sequence ATGGCCACCCATCTGGTCTGGTTACGCACGGATTTACGCATTCACGATAACCTGGCGCTGGCCGCCGCCTGCCGGGATCCGCAGGCGCAGGTGCTGGCGCTGTATATCGCCACCCCGGGGCAGTGGCGTGAGCATCACCTGGCGCCGCGGCAGGCCGCGTTTATCGTCAGCCATTTGCACAGTCTGCACACCGCGCTGGCGGAACGGGGCATACCGCTGTGGGTCGAAGAGGCGGATGATTTTACCGCCAGCGTCGAACGGCTGGCCCATTTCTGCCAGCAGCACCAGGTCAGTCACCTGTTCTACAACTATCAGTACGAATTCAATGAACGTCAGCGCGATGCCGCCGTTGAGAACACCTTGCGCGATGTCATTTGCCAGGGCTTTGACGACAGCGTCCTGTTGCCGCCCGGCAGCGTCATGACCGGCAGCGGCGAAATGTATAAAGTTTTCACGCCGTTTAAGAATGCGTTTATTCGCCGTCTGCGGGACGGGATCCCGGCGTGCGTGGCGGCGCCGAAGCCGCGCCAGGCGCCTGCCCGCCAGGCGCCGCCGCTGCCTGAGCTCAACTACCCGCAAACGCCGTTCGATGGGCTGCTGTTTGCCGCGGATGAAAAAACGGCGCTGGCGCGGCTGCGCGCGTTTTGTCAGCAACCGGCGGCGGAGTATGCGGGGCAGCGTGACTTCCCCGCCGTGGAAGGGACCAGTCGCCTGTCGCCCTGCCTGGCCACCGGGGTGCTGTCACCGCGCCAGTGCCTGCATCGTCTGCTGACGGAACACCCCGCCGCGCTGGACGGTGGGGCAGGTGCCACCTGGCTTAATGAGCTGATCTGGCGCGAGTTTTACCGCCATCTGATGGTCTACTATCCGAAACTCTGTAAAGGACGCCCGTTTATCGCATGGACTGATAAGGTCGCCTGGCGTGAAGATGACGCCGCCCTGCAGGCCTGGCAGCGCGGGGAGACCGGCTTTCCGATAGTCGATGCCGCGATGCGCCAGCTTAACGCCACCGGCTGGATGCATAACCGGTTGCGCATGATTGTCGCCAGCTTCCTGACGAAAGATCTGCGCCTCGACTGGCGGGCAGGGGAGCGCTACTTCATGAGTCAACTGATTGATGGCGACCTGGCGGCGAACAACGGCGGCTGGCAGTGGGCGGCCTCGACAGGCACCGACGCCGCGCCCTATTTCCGCATATTTAACCCCACCACCCAGGGCGAGAAGTTTGATAAGCAGGGGGTGTTTATGCGTCGCTGGCTGCCTGAGCTGGCAAAGGTGCCGGAGAAGGCGCTGCATCAGCCGTGGGCGTGGGCGGATAAACAGGGGATCAAACTGGATTATCCGCGCCCGATAGTCGATCACAAACAGGCGCGGCAGGAGACGCTGGCGGCCTGGGAGGCCGCCAGAAAAGGAATTACTCCACCGCCAGACGGCCGGTCCTGA
- a CDS encoding DUF2517 family protein, whose amino-acid sequence MMALYKAYPAHIILLRRAFAVVAGVAALPVMLFWKDRARYYSWLHRVWSKTSEQPVWMAQAEKAAHDFY is encoded by the coding sequence ATGATGGCGTTGTACAAAGCTTATCCTGCTCATATTATTTTACTGCGTCGTGCTTTCGCCGTCGTGGCTGGCGTCGCGGCGCTGCCGGTGATGCTGTTCTGGAAAGATCGCGCCCGCTATTACAGCTGGCTGCACCGGGTGTGGTCGAAAACCAGCGAGCAGCCGGTGTGGATGGCGCAGGCGGAAAAAGCCGCTCACGATTTCTATTAA
- the kdpF gene encoding K(+)-transporting ATPase subunit F — MTAGVLTGVGLVFLLLAYLVYALIHAEAF, encoded by the coding sequence GTGACTGCAGGCGTACTCACTGGCGTTGGGCTGGTGTTCCTGTTACTGGCTTATCTGGTTTATGCCTTGATACACGCGGAGGCATTCTGA